Proteins encoded in a region of the Poecilia reticulata strain Guanapo linkage group LG14, Guppy_female_1.0+MT, whole genome shotgun sequence genome:
- the LOC103475673 gene encoding beta-2 adrenergic receptor-like: MGGVTFAPPSTNQTQLGNITNSPPEYNDVELVLLGVAMAILVLAIVFGNVMVITAILRFQRLQTITNLFIASLAVADLIMGVIVVPFSSSNILLNSWMFGNFMCDFWTATDVLCVTASIETLCVISLDRYLAITRPLRYPTLLTRARAFMVVFVVWAVASLISFLPIYLKVWVSDKRSAVECLFNETCCEFNTSATYAVCSSIVSFYLPLVVMIFLYTRVFQEAQKQLEKIRGRQRHFYHLHKSAPLTYTEDSPALNKLRTGADGEDRLNMQQTEDTDNRQEEKREENRVRMEKEGRQSAAKRLKFCLKEHKAVKTLGIIMGTFTLCWLPFFIVNIVVAFVDLDKYKELIRFLNWLGYSNSAFNPLIYCRSPDFRHAFQEILHLRGRISGWKGACGWCSERHNFPNSPRRQNGNSDTNRVRDLDTKETSGWKGSLESSIQDSNLTLALPASCSEQVLDVAPGSLTSWEENSSRSRTCKENVASIA, from the exons ATGGGAGGTGTGACTTTTGCGCCACCATCCACTAACCAGACACAACTCGGCAACATCACCAATTCACCACCAGAATATAACGATGTGGAACTTGTGCTGCTTGGTGTTGCCATGGCTATTCTTGTCCTAGCAATAGTTTTTG GTAATGTGATGGTGATTACAGCCATCCTGCGCTTCCAGAGGCTCCAAACTATCACCAACCTCTTCATCGCCTCACTGGCGGTTGCTGACCTCATCATGGGTGTGATCGTGGTCCCTTTTAGCTCCAGTAACATCCTGCTGAACAGCTGGATGTTCGGAAACTTCATGTGTGACTTCTGGACGGCAACTGATGTGCTGTGTGTGACAGCCAGCATAGAAACACTGTGTGTGATTTCTCTGGACCGCTACCTCGCTATTACGAGGCCTCTCCGCTATCCGACACTGCTCACCAG GGCTCGGGCTTTCATGGTGGTGTTTGTGGTTTGGGCAGTGGCCTCGCTCATCTCCTTCCTGCCCATCTATCTCAAAGTCTGGGTGTCAGACAAAAGATCAGCTGTGGAATGCCTGTTCAATGAGACCTGCTGTGAATTCAACACCAGCGCGACGTATGCAGTCTGTTCTTCAATCGTGTCTTTCTATCTGCCGCTGGTGGTGATGATTTTCCTTTACACACGTGTATTCCAAGAGGCTCAGAAGCAGCTGGAAAAGATCCGAGGAAGGCAACGGCACTTCTACCACCTGCATAAGTCTGCACCGTTGACTTACACAGAAGACAGCCCTGCACTGAATAAACTCAGGACAGGAGCGGATGGAGAGGACCGACTGAACATGCAGCAAACTGAGGATACGGACAACAGgcaggaggagaagagagaagaaaatagAGTGAGGATGGAAAAAGAAGGCAGGCAGTCTGCTGCAAAGCGTCTCAAGTTTTGTCTTAAAGAGCACAAAGCTGTGAAAACTCTGGGAATCATCATGGGAACTTTCACATTGTGTTGGCTACCATTTTTCATTGTCAATATCGTCGTAGCGTTTGTAGATCTCGATAAATATAAGGAACTAATTCGATTCCTTAACTGGCTAGGTTACTCCAACTCTGCCTTCAACCCCCTCATCTACTGCCGCAGCCCTGATTTCCGGCACGCCTTCCAGGAGATCCTTCATTTGAGGGGAAGAATCTCTGGATGGAAGGGGGCATGTGGATGGTGTAGTGAGAGGCACAACTTCCCCAATTCTCCACGGAGGCAGAATGGGAACTCAGACACGAATCGTGTCAGGGATCTGGACACTAAGGAAACATCAGGGTGGAAAGGAAGTCTGGAGAGCTCAATTCAGGACAGCAATCTGACCCTGGCTCTACCAGCATCATGCTCAGAGCAGGTTCTAGATGTAGCCCCTGGCTCCTTGACCAGTTGGGAGGAAAACAGCTCCCGCAGTAGGACTTGTAAGGAAAATGTTGCTTCTATTGCTTga